In Thermococcus sp., a single genomic region encodes these proteins:
- a CDS encoding tRNA (adenine-N1)-methyltransferase, producing MIKEGSSVVLIDKRGKRYLVKVEKKEFHTDLGILNLGELIGKPYGTRIESHKGETFVALKPDINDIIAKMKRGPQIVHPKDAGIIIAYAGISPGDIVIEAGAGSGALTIFLANAVGPAGRVISYEVRKDFYEIAKKNIELAGFSDRVLLKNKSIYDGIDEERANHIVLDLPQPENVLPHAVDVLRPGGYFVAYTPCMNQVHRFFRALEEYKEHFMKPRVVEVLVREQEVKRDCMRPKTTMLAHTGYITFLRKL from the coding sequence GTGATTAAAGAGGGAAGCAGTGTTGTTCTCATTGACAAAAGGGGAAAGAGATATCTTGTGAAAGTTGAAAAAAAGGAGTTTCATACTGATTTGGGGATATTAAACCTAGGTGAGCTCATAGGAAAACCTTATGGAACGAGAATAGAGAGCCATAAGGGGGAAACATTCGTAGCGCTAAAGCCCGACATCAACGATATAATAGCGAAAATGAAGCGTGGACCTCAGATAGTCCATCCAAAAGACGCTGGAATAATCATAGCCTACGCCGGAATCTCGCCGGGAGATATTGTGATAGAGGCCGGGGCCGGGAGCGGGGCCCTGACGATTTTTCTGGCCAATGCTGTAGGACCAGCGGGAAGGGTAATAAGCTACGAAGTGAGAAAGGACTTCTACGAGATAGCAAAGAAGAACATAGAACTCGCCGGTTTCTCGGATAGAGTTCTTCTAAAAAACAAGAGCATCTACGATGGAATAGATGAAGAGAGGGCCAACCATATCGTTCTTGATCTTCCACAGCCCGAGAACGTTCTTCCCCACGCGGTTGACGTTTTGAGGCCCGGAGGTTACTTCGTGGCCTATACACCGTGCATGAACCAGGTTCACCGCTTCTTCAGGGCGCTGGAGGAGTACAAAGAGCACTTCATGAAGCCGAGGGTTGTTGAGGTTCTCGTCAGGGAACAGGAAGTTAAAAGGGACTGCATGAGGCCGAAGACGACCATGCTTGCCCACACAGGTTACATAACGTTTCTCAGGAAGCTGTGA
- a CDS encoding DUF257 family protein, whose product MVIKNLEKDVLSFMAPGDVVLVEYRSREPIETLAWGELLPAIGEGGVVVVDFFGMGEILLRKFMRRGEVDYSSIIELLRDLKVVRVGPGTVTYGEILEDVVPSYDPHTFLRSYHSIMSKISRLPQKPKYMVTFGLAHYIHFNPENAIKAILTAVSTIPAEDLVIINFINSEVIKRSRLAILEELSTAIVEVSEGNIKIYKDGGVSD is encoded by the coding sequence ATGGTAATCAAAAATCTTGAAAAAGACGTGTTGAGCTTTATGGCTCCCGGGGACGTTGTTTTAGTTGAGTATCGGTCGCGAGAACCTATAGAAACGCTCGCATGGGGAGAACTTTTACCTGCAATAGGCGAGGGAGGCGTTGTTGTAGTGGATTTCTTTGGCATGGGGGAGATTTTACTGAGGAAGTTCATGAGGAGAGGGGAAGTTGATTATTCAAGCATTATCGAGCTTCTCAGGGACTTAAAAGTTGTTCGTGTGGGACCAGGGACTGTGACATATGGAGAAATTCTTGAGGACGTAGTCCCAAGCTATGATCCCCATACTTTTCTGAGAAGCTACCACTCAATTATGAGCAAAATCTCTAGACTTCCACAGAAGCCAAAATACATGGTAACATTTGGGCTTGCTCATTATATCCATTTCAATCCAGAGAATGCCATAAAGGCCATATTGACGGCCGTAAGCACAATTCCAGCTGAGGATTTGGTAATAATCAATTTCATCAACTCCGAAGTCATAAAACGCTCTCGGTTGGCCATACTAGAAGAACTCAGCACAGCCATAGTGGAAGTCTCAGAAGGGAATATCAAAATTTACAAGGACGGTGGCGTTAGTGATTAA
- a CDS encoding signal recognition particle protein Srp19 yields the protein MKFVIWPSELDRRLSRKYGRTVPKNIAVDKPKFSEIEDAILILGMKILEKDTHKLNPRLSGLEEELRTYGFMKIESPYGKSKSLKMIAEKIRELRSRSKSTKAKRKRR from the coding sequence ATGAAGTTTGTGATATGGCCGAGTGAGCTAGATAGAAGACTTAGCAGGAAATATGGAAGAACAGTCCCTAAGAATATCGCCGTTGATAAACCTAAATTCTCTGAAATTGAGGATGCAATATTAATTCTCGGCATGAAAATTCTTGAAAAGGACACCCATAAGCTAAATCCCCGTCTTTCGGGACTTGAAGAAGAACTAAGAACTTACGGCTTTATGAAAATTGAAAGCCCATATGGAAAATCGAAGAGCCTCAAAATGATTGCGGAAAAGATTAGAGAACTCCGTTCGCGTTCAAAATCAACTAAGGCTAAGAGAAAGAGAAGGTGA
- a CDS encoding Lrp/AsnC ligand binding domain-containing protein: MVRSYVLLTVEIGKVESVIEALKQIPGVTKADAVTGPYDAIVHIEAKDLGELTRRILHDIHNIDGVIDTTTAIVVEMDEE, translated from the coding sequence ATGGTTAGGTCGTATGTTTTGTTAACAGTTGAGATTGGAAAAGTTGAGAGCGTCATTGAGGCTCTCAAGCAGATACCGGGCGTTACAAAGGCAGATGCCGTCACCGGTCCCTACGATGCCATCGTCCACATCGAAGCCAAAGACCTTGGAGAACTGACCAGAAGAATACTCCACGACATACATAACATCGATGGGGTTATAGACACTACCACCGCGATAGTAGTTGAAATGGACGAGGAGTGA
- a CDS encoding ABC transporter substrate-binding protein, which yields MKGKVAVTLLLVFVVAFSVVASGCIGGGSSPTTTTISPAGGSTSTSQASSTQTTSSSSTTVQSSKAITYIEEHLSNATVIETPKYVVVVGPEGKGAKVSNLPNKPVIVVSYKVDEKKTPSIEELMKNQQGFGQINPAFLRDPRMDALIQLGRKITDPNIREALYNALYILANKEVPEIILGDTKATRVYWNWVHNWYYNPVLAPRWDLVMEDKNAPTVSIGIGDYKNEPGTIVETTIGWPSSFDPAFDYETFGWALYHNVGDTLVTYWENETKKVSPDLAVAWAHNKDGTVWYFVIRGGVKAYDPKTGKLYPINATDVEFEFWRILRAGYSVNWMLATYTDLNKSYAMSESEFEKVLQNGGIIADFNGKTKEVKSLNELLQFFGYSGPTAGVYKLVLPHPYGGILSVLADPYLMVIPAKYLLGDKYEEAMKASDWGRKPWEWAKYVQPGSKDPIHQMLQNNYIGVFTGPFYIKDAKQNSYIILERNPYYWNSSVWSKLEEKYPNYVTTKRVIYVLSDDATTRISLFQKGVADIAAVPVDRLDAVKNLKLGNFESKIDSFVTPDMVFIVLNAAKKPFDNVKVREALAWATPYEQIYQAVYKGYMVPNYGPIPIGWLGYTECCVIKYKYNIAKALQLIRESGINPSDYTITIYYNTGNTQREKIATLLQNTWGQLGFKISVTPLSWPTLLSKTASGDFDVYIVGWAPDFLDPDDYVGPFLQSAVVFDSLNYEVIEG from the coding sequence ATGAAAGGGAAAGTGGCAGTGACACTTCTGCTGGTTTTTGTTGTGGCATTTTCAGTAGTAGCTAGTGGCTGTATCGGTGGTGGGAGTAGTCCCACAACGACAACAATAAGCCCCGCAGGGGGTTCTACTTCGACTTCTCAGGCATCCTCTACTCAAACGACATCAAGTTCTTCAACAACCGTGCAGTCATCTAAGGCTATAACATATATTGAGGAGCACCTATCCAATGCGACGGTTATAGAAACTCCAAAGTACGTCGTCGTCGTTGGACCTGAAGGAAAGGGAGCCAAAGTTTCAAACCTACCCAACAAGCCGGTCATCGTGGTCTCTTACAAGGTCGATGAGAAGAAGACTCCTAGTATAGAGGAGCTCATGAAGAACCAACAGGGCTTCGGTCAAATAAACCCTGCATTCCTCCGTGACCCGAGGATGGACGCTTTAATCCAGCTCGGCAGGAAAATAACAGATCCCAATATTAGGGAGGCACTATATAATGCCCTGTACATTCTTGCCAACAAAGAGGTTCCGGAGATAATTCTCGGTGATACTAAGGCTACCCGCGTCTACTGGAACTGGGTGCACAACTGGTATTACAATCCTGTTCTCGCACCGCGCTGGGACCTCGTTATGGAGGACAAGAACGCACCGACGGTCAGCATTGGAATAGGTGACTACAAGAACGAGCCCGGAACAATCGTTGAAACAACCATAGGATGGCCGAGCTCCTTCGACCCGGCATTTGACTACGAGACCTTTGGATGGGCCCTCTACCACAACGTTGGTGATACCCTCGTTACATACTGGGAAAACGAGACCAAGAAGGTTTCACCCGACTTGGCTGTCGCGTGGGCCCACAACAAGGACGGAACCGTCTGGTACTTCGTTATAAGGGGAGGAGTTAAGGCTTACGACCCCAAGACCGGCAAGCTCTATCCGATTAATGCTACGGATGTTGAATTTGAGTTCTGGCGCATTCTCAGGGCAGGTTACTCCGTCAACTGGATGCTGGCAACCTACACCGACCTCAACAAGAGCTATGCTATGAGTGAAAGCGAGTTTGAGAAGGTTCTCCAGAACGGTGGAATAATAGCCGACTTCAACGGCAAGACAAAGGAGGTTAAGAGTCTCAACGAGCTCCTCCAGTTCTTCGGCTACAGCGGACCAACTGCTGGAGTTTACAAGCTCGTTCTCCCGCACCCATACGGTGGAATACTGAGCGTTCTTGCAGACCCATACCTGATGGTCATCCCCGCGAAATACCTGCTCGGAGACAAGTACGAGGAGGCCATGAAGGCCTCTGACTGGGGTAGAAAACCATGGGAGTGGGCCAAGTACGTCCAGCCGGGTTCAAAGGACCCAATACACCAGATGCTTCAGAACAACTACATTGGAGTGTTCACCGGGCCGTTCTACATCAAAGACGCCAAGCAGAACAGCTACATAATCCTTGAGAGGAACCCCTACTACTGGAACTCCAGCGTCTGGAGCAAGCTGGAGGAGAAGTATCCGAATTACGTCACGACCAAGCGCGTCATATACGTCCTCTCAGACGATGCAACAACGCGCATAAGCCTCTTCCAGAAGGGTGTTGCGGATATAGCGGCGGTTCCAGTTGACAGGCTCGACGCGGTCAAGAACCTCAAGCTCGGCAACTTTGAGTCAAAGATTGACTCCTTTGTCACACCGGATATGGTGTTCATAGTTCTCAACGCCGCGAAGAAGCCCTTCGATAACGTCAAAGTGAGGGAGGCCCTTGCTTGGGCAACACCCTACGAGCAGATTTACCAGGCGGTTTACAAGGGCTACATGGTGCCGAACTACGGCCCGATTCCAATTGGATGGCTCGGCTATACCGAGTGCTGTGTCATCAAGTACAAGTACAACATCGCAAAGGCACTCCAGCTTATCAGGGAGTCCGGCATAAACCCAAGTGACTACACCATAACGATTTATTACAACACCGGAAACACCCAGCGTGAAAAGATAGCAACGCTCCTCCAGAACACGTGGGGACAGC